Below is a window of Candidatus Falkowbacteria bacterium DNA.
GCAACAAGGCTCAACTGTGTAATGTATGAACAAAGCAAACAGTAAAAATTTAGGTGGTCATACTAAGATGGTTGTTTGGCAAAGCATCGAACAACTTGATGACATCGTGCAGGACATTTTAATGTGTATCCCTAAAAACAAATACAAAATATATAACCAACTAGAAAGCTCAAACGATTCTGTCGCCTCAAACTTTGTTGAGGGATACTATTCCGGTTATCTCGGTGAATATATTAAATTTCTAAAATACAGTAGACGTTCAGGTGCTGAAGTCTATACTCGTGGAAGAAGAGTTTATAAACACAAATATTTTGGAGACAATCTATATAAAAAGTTTGAAGAACGCTGCGTAAAAACCATGTATTTAATTGACAGAACAAGACAATCTCTCGAAAAGAAACGTAATCAATTATAACTTTTGTTGCCCTCCTATTTCTCTGTCCCCCGTTCCCTTTTCTAGCCCTGTTTAGCCCTGTTGTCCTATGAATATTCACAAACAACTAGTTTTGAAACTAGCTGGCTTGAAGGTAAAAAATTCTAATCGCCTAAACAAAGTCAAACGCCAGTTTGCCAACAAACACAAGATCGGCATGATAAGCAATGCCGAACTTTTGTATTTATATCGACAAATGCTCAAGAAAAAAGCGCTACCTCACAATGAAGACCTAGAAAAATTATTACAAAAAAGAAAAATCCGCACATTGTCAGGTGTAGCCCCTGTTGCAGTTTTGACAAAACCATACCCCTGCCCAGGAAAATGTGCCTACTGTCCAGACGAAAAATTAATGCCCAAAAGCTACCTATCAAATGAACCGGCAGTTATGAGGGCAATTTTAACTAAGTTTGATCCGTTTACCCAAGTAAATGTACGAATTCGCGCACTAACTGACAATGGCCACCTGACCGATAAAATTGAATTAATCATTATGGGTGGCACCTGGTCATACTTTCCTAAACAATATCAAAGTTGGTTTATAAAAAGATGTTTTGATGCTTGTAATGGAAAAACTGCCAAGAATATAGAACAAGCTCACAAGTGGAACGAAAACGCCAAACATCGTATTGTTGCTCTAACTATAGAAACAAGACCTGATTATGTTTCCCAAAAAGAAATTGCCTACTGGCGAAAACTTGGAGCAACCAAAGTAGAACTTGGTGTACAATCGCTTAATGATAAAGTTTTGCATTTAAATAAAAGAGGTCACTATATCAAGGAAGTAGCTGAAGCTACAAAATTATTCAAAATGGCTGGTTTCAAAGTGGCCTACCACATGATGCCGAATTTGCCAGGCTCAACCACTGCTAAGGATTTAAAAGATTTTAAAACTCTTTTCGGAGACGAAGGATTTCAGCCGGACTTGATTAAAATTTACCCAACGGTTGTAACAAAGAACTCCCTACTTTTTCGTTGGTGGAAACAAGGCAAATACAAACCTTATTCAGCAAAAAAATTATTCGATTTACTTATCAAAATAAAGTTGTTAGTACCAGCCTATGTAAGAATCATCCGTTTAATTAGAGACATTCCACTTGAAAGCATTGAAGCTGGCAATCCTATTTCCAACCTAAGACAAGATCTACAAAAGGAGTTACATAAGCAAGGTAAATTCTGTAAATGTATTCGTTGTCGCGAAGCGCGTGAAGATTTACAAGGATTAGACAAAGCAAAGCTATCCAAAATTCACTACCAGGCACCTGATGCTGATGAATATTTTTATCAACTAACAAATTATAATAAAAAGAAGTTATTTGCATTCCTTCGTTTAAGATTACCACACAAAGACGAGCAAAACTTTATTCCAGAACTTCAAGATTGTGCTATGATTCGCGAAATTCACACTTACGGTCGTTTAACTCCCTTAGAAAAAGAAAAAAAGAAAAAGAACATTCAACATTCAGGACTTGGAACAAAACTAACACTGGAAGCTGAAGAGTTTGCTAAGAAAAAAGGCTTCGCTAAAATGGCCGTGATTTCTGGCGTAGGCGTACGCGGTTTTTACAAAAAACTTGGCTATAAGCAAGTTGGGACATATATGATTAAAGATTTAAGTTGTAAGACTAAAACAAAGAAATAAAAACACCGAAACCCTTTCCTGAATTTAATCCACTCAAAATAAAGTACCTTCAATTAATATACATTAACCTCGACTAGTCTTGGCAAAAACACCAATTTAGTATAAAATAAACTTACTTAAATATCACAACTTTAACCTAAAATCTAACATGAAAGTATACTCAGGCTCAAAATATCCTAAACATAAAAGTTACTACAAAAAACCCTTTCTAAAAACAAGAGGCTTTTATTTTTTATTAATAGTAATTATCGCCGTAAGTAGTTTTATATACTTTTCTATCAAAAACACTTCCCCGGAAGATATTAACGACCAAAAATTTTCTGATCAAAATAATTTGCCTATCAACTCCGCAAAAGTACTGCTTGCTGACGGCAGCCTCGAAATCAAAGCCCCAAATGAAAACTGGCAAGCCATAGGTCCAGATTTTCAAATTGAAAGCCAAAGCTATATCAAAACCGGCTCAGACTCAAAAGCGATCATTGAATTACCTGATAAAAGCTTAATTCGCATGAAGGCCGACACTCAAATCAAACTTGAAGAAATCGGGATGGCCGATATTATTATTGAGCAACTAAACGGAACCGCCTTTCATCGAGTTAATGATAGTTCCACTGCAATCTACCGCGTCAAAAACGGTTCATCTGAGCTGACTGCCCTCGGAACAGCCTTTAATGTTTTTACAACTAGTCAATTAACTAAAGTCACTGTAACGGAAAGCAGAGTCAAGGCTAAAATATATGACAAAGATGAAAATATTATTAACATGAGAACAATTGATAGTGGCACCACGGCAACAATTAATCCTGATTTAGCTTTAGAAAAAATGATAGAAACTGAAGATGTTTCCAGCAATGACCTGATTGACGACAATTGGTACGCCTGGAACCTGGAACAAGACCAAAATTATAAATTTTTTACTGGCATCTTTGAACAAACTATAAAATTAGTTATAACGAAACCTGAAAAAGCGGAAATGACCGTTGATAATGAGAAAATCACCATCGCTGGTGAAACAGAGCCTGGCGCTGACATCTTTATGTCTGGAAAAGAACTGGATAACAACGATGGGCACTTTGAAACTGAATATTTATTAGGTTCAGGTGAAAACGAAATTGAAATTGTTGTCCAAAAAGGCAAAAACAAAAACAAGAGATTACTTTTAATAACCTCTACGAAAGAAAAATCTATTCTAACATTATCTGGCAAAACTGAAGATAACGCAGTTACTTTATCCTGGGAATCTGAGAACCTTGATGACTTCACAGATTTCATTGTCCTAAAAGGTGGGACCGAAGATCCAACATATCCAGATGCACCATATCATTCAGTCAAATCAACTCTTTTTTCAGACACTTGGTCAAACTTAAGTGATGGTCACTATTTCTTCCGTATTTGTACCTTAAACAGTGAAAATGAGTGCTCTAATTATACAGATAATTATGAAACTTCTGTTGGTGAAAACAATGTTACCGAGGGGTCAATTGCTTTAGTTGCCACAAAAGAAGACGAAAATATAACGCTAAGTTGGAATTTAAGTAATGACTTGAACCCAACAGATGGGTTTAAAACCATTATCTCTCAAACTGAAGATCCTGTTTATCCAGGTAATTCCTATCATTCATTAAATAGTAATGAACGTAATGACACTTGGAAAAAACTTACTCCTGCAACATATTATTTTCGAGTTTGCCTACTCAAAGACAATGTCTGTATTTTGTACAGCAATAATGTAGCTATTGAACTCGAAGAATTACAACAAACTGGTAAATTAACTTTAATTGGTGCACAAAATGGAAATAAAATCGACCTAGCCTGGGAAAACTCAGACACTCCAGTTACCAAAGGATTTAAAGTAATCATGGGTGAAAGTCCTGGAATCACTTTTCCAAGCAAAGACCACCATCTAATAACTTCCAATACCGCAACTAATGACTCCTGGGCAAACCTAGAAACAGGAAAAACTTACTACTTTCGTATTTGTCAAAACTTAGGTAGTAGTTGTGGCGTTTATAGTAATGAAGTAAAAATCAATTTTTAAAAATAACCAATTGACCAATTAACCAAACTCTAAACAAATACGAATATTCAAAATACAAATTATTTTAAATTTAAAGCTTTTGAGTTTTGAATTTTAATTAGGATTTGATAAATTGATTAATTGATAATTAACTTAGTATGCTTACTCACCTATCAAAACAAGATCCTCAAATTGCTGAGGCCATAGAAAAAGAGCTCAAACGACAACAAGAAGTAATTGAGCTCATTCCTTCAGAAAATTTTGTTTCAGTATCAGTTCTTGAAGCGCTGGGTAGTGTCCTGACTAACAAATATTCAGAAGGTTATCCAGGTAATCGTTATTATGGTGGAACCGAAAACGTAGATATTACCGAACAACTGGCGATTGACCGAGCGAAACAACTATTTCAAGCTGAGCATGCTAATGTTCAACCATTATCTGGTGCGCCAGCTAATATTGCAGCTTATTTTGCTTTGCTTAAACCAGGCGACACAATTTTGGGGATGGACCTATCACATGGTGGTCATTTAACCCATGGACATCCAGTTACTTCCATGTCAAAAATATTCAATTTCATAAGATACAAAACTGACAAAGAAACCGGATTGATTGATTATGATAATTTACTAGAGATGGCCAAAGAACATCAGCCTAAATTAATTTTAGTTGGCTACTCAGCATATTCCAGAGAGATTGATTACCAAAAAGTTCAACAAATCGCTGATGAAGTTGGAGCCTTAACCATGGCTGACATTGCGCACATAGCGGGCTTAATTGCAGCTGGGGTAATGAACAATCCTGTACCAATCTTTGATATTGTTACAACTACAACTCACAAAACTTTAAGAGGCCCTCGCGGAGGCATGATCCTATGCAAAGAAAAATGGGCCGGAAAAGTTGACAAGGCCGTTTTCCCTGGATTGCAAGGTGGCCCACATGAACATAATATTGCAGGAAAAGCCGTTGCTTTTGGTGAAGCTCTAAAACCTGAGTTTAAAGTTTACGCAGCTCAAATCCTAAAGAATGCCAAAGCTCTAGAAAACAAACTAAAGGAACATGATTACAAAATAATGTTTGGTACAACCGAAAATCATTTATTATTAATTGATGTTTCAAACAAAAACTTATCTGGCAAACAGGCTCAAGAACTATTGGATTCAGTTGGCATCACTTGTAATAAAAACATGATCCCCGATGACCCAAGAAGCCCGATGGATCCATCTGGCATCAGGCTAGGAACCCCAGCCATGACCTCTCGTGGCTTTACTGAACAAGACTTTGAATTAGTTGGTGAACTCATTGCCAAAACTTTAGCTAACCCAGAGGATCAGCAGGTTCATTCTGAAGTTAAACAACAGATTCAGCAGTTGACCACGAAATACCCGCTCTATCCAGAATTAAATAACTAATTATATACTAATACTAACAAAAAGTATTAATCATATGATCAAATTATATTCAAATCAACTATGATAGAAAAAATAATAGATGGTAATGATCTAAGCGAAAAATTTATCCAAAAAATTAAAAAGCAAGTTCGAGAAATGGAAGAAAAACCAAGCTTGGCTGCTATTTTAGTTGGAGATGATCCAAGCTCAAACTTATATGTTAAATTAAAAAAACGAGCTTGTGACGAATGCGAAATTGACTTTCATGGTTATACCATCGAAAAAGATTTCTCCGAAGAAGAACTCATCAAAACCATCCACTTTTTAAATTCTGATCCCAGTACTGACGGGATTTTAGTTCAATTACCTTTACCCCCCCAATATAATACTGACAAAGTTATTGCTGAACTTGATTTCCGGAAGGACATTGACGGTTTTCATCCGACTAACCGAGAAAACATGCAGAAATGTGTCTACAAATTAATGCCTCCGCTACCCGGAGCAATTATCGAAATGATCAAATCTACTGGTGAAGTTATTGAGAATAAACAAATTTGTGTTCTTTGCAACACCCCAATGTTTGCTGATCCATTTAAATGTGTTTGGCAAGCCAAAAATACAATTGAAGTAATAACGACTAAAGATAATTGGTCTGAAGCCACAAAAAAAGCGGACATATTAATAGTCGCTGTAGGAAATCCTAATTTAATTACTAAAGACTCAATAAAACAAGATGCTATCATTATTGATGTGGGAATAAACAAAGTTGGCAAACAAATTATAGGTGATGTAGATCTTGATGATGTAATTGAAAAAGTAAAATATATTTCTCCAGTTCCTCGTGGCGTAGGTCCCATGACCATTGCCATGTTGCTAAAAAACCTTGTTGAACTGAAAACTTTTTAAAAAAATTTAGGGCCTGCTCCTTAGAGTCAGGCCCAATATTATAACAAGTATTAAACGAACTAGCCCGGTGGCTCTTCAGTCTGCTGCAGAGTCTGCATGCGAACGGCCTCCTTCAAGCTTAACAATTTACAGGGAGGGTTAAACCGCCCGAATCGAATCACTATTGTTCGATCCTGACTACCTCGACGTTTACGCGATTTTACGCGAAAAGTCTCGATTTTCCAGGTTTTCCAGCCAAGCTGTTCAGTTAACTGCTCGATGTGTACGTTCACGAGACAAATCCAGGTGGTCGACTTACAAAGTTTCAACATTTCAATTTAATTGCGACCTTTCAAAAAACGTACACTATGAGCTCACATCAGCAATCGCCAGTCATTCGTGGTCCCTCCGTTTTTTATTATCAAATTAGCTCTAAAGAACGTCGGACATTTTTCCCCCTCCGAACTGGGTGCCACGAGCTAGAGGAATCTCTGCTCGCCAACTACGCATGGTGGCATCACCCCCACCTCGGGCTTCACGCTGAATAACTCAAAGGCTCTCAGCATGAACGTAACTGCATTATAGCATATACTTAACAACTTGTCAATAGCCAGATTAACTGCAAGCTAATTTTACACAAAATACTTATCCAGAGTCTATTCACTTGTGCTTATTACAATACTCTAATAAGATGTAGATAGATAATGATCAATTGACCAATTTGCCAAATCCTAAACAATGTCAAAACTCAAAATGATAAAATACGAATTTCACTTTTGAATTTGTATTTCTATATTCCTCAACCGACCAACAATTCAACAGTAATTTAGATTTTGATCAATTGATTAATTATAATTTTCAATAAATATGTCCGATCAATTACCTAGCAAAATCCCACCACAAAACCTAGAAGCTGAGCAATCTTTGCTAGGCTCTCTTTTGTTAGATAAACATGCATTAGACAAAATTGCGGACATTATAGACCCTGATGATTTTTACAAAGAGGCCCACCGCTACATTTATGAAGGCATGGTAGATATATACTCAAGACAAGAACCAATTGACTTGTTAACCATAACTAACCTTTTAGAAGAACGAAATCATTTAAAAAAAGTTGGGGGGCGCAGTTATCTGGCGAACCTAGCTAATATTGTGCCTACGGCCAGTCATGTTATACAATACGCTCACATTATCAAGAAAAAAGCTACTTTGCGACGATTACAACGTGTGGCAACTGAAATTGTGGGCTTATCCAGCAATGAAGATGAGGACATTGATAAATTACTAGACCTATCCGAACAAAAACTGTTTACTGTCTCACAACGTTTTTTGAAACAAAGTTTTACTCCAATTAGCAACATTCTGGGCGACACTTTTGACAGGATTGATGATATGCACAAAAACTCTGGTCAAATGCGTGGCTTGGCCAGTGGATTTACTGAACTAGATACTCTTCTAGCAGGATTCCAAAAATCAGACTTAATTGTTTTAGCGGCCCGGCCATCTGTAGGAAAAACTTCCATAGCATTAGACATGGTTCGAGAAATTGGTATTCGAGGAAAGGTACCAGTTGGTATTTTCAGCTTGGAAATGTCCAAGGAGCAAGTGGTTGACCGCCTGCTCTGCGCTGAATCAAACGTTGATTTATGGAAACTAAGAACCGGTCGCCTATCTGACCGTGAAGATGATGATGATTTTCCTAGATTGGGTCATGCCATGGGATTATTATCTGAATCTCCAATTTTCATTGATGATTCAGCCACCTTAAATGTAATGGAGATCCGAACCAAAGCACGACGATTAAAATCTGAACATAATTTAGGAATGATAGTAATTGATTATCTTCAGTTGATGGAAGCGCGCGCCAACTCTGAAAGTCGCGTACAGGCTGTAGCAGAAATCACTCGCGCACTTAAAGGAATTGCTCGTGAATTAGATATTCCGGTGTTAGCATTATCTCAGTTATCCCGTGCGGTAGAAATGAACAAGCCAGCGATTCCAAAATTAGCGAACTTGCGTGAATCTGGTTCAATTGAGCAGGATGCTGATGTTGTACTCTTCATTTACCGTAAAGCTTCAGATAGAAATTACCGAGATGAAGAATTGACGGCGCAGGAAAAACATATTGCTGAAGTTCACATTGCCAAACATAGAAACGGGCCTACTGGCCTAGTAAAACTCTTTTTTGACGGACCTAAGGCCAGTTTTCGTAACCTTGATAAACGATTTTCACAACATGAATCCAGCTTTGATGAATAATTTATTATAAAGTATTATTTTTATGTTCGACAAACTAAAAATGCTAAAACAAGCAAAAGACTTACAATCCAAAATGGCCAGCATGAACTTTGATCATGAAGAAAACGGAATTAAGCTTTCAGTGAATGGCAAACAAGAAGTAATTTCTCTTGAAATTACTAATGATGAATTACTCGAAGATAAAGAAAAATTAGAAAGACTCTTGAAACAAACTGTAAATAATGCAATCCAAAATTCTCAACGCCAGGCAGCCATGAGCATGCAAGGTGAACTCGGTGGACTGTTTTAATTTTACCAGAAATGAGGCCTGCACAGTGTACAGGCCCTACCCACCTCGTTTTATGCGTTATCCTGAAACTATCAACAACCTAATCGAATCCTTTTCTCGCCTACCGGGAATTGGACGCAAAACTGCTGAGCGGTTTGTTTTTTATTTACTAAAGAGACCTGGTGCTGAAATTGAAAAATTTGCCAAAAACCTGTATGAACTGCAAAAACACAACTTTACTTGTCCAGATTGTTTTAATTTTTCCGAAAACCAAGGATTATGTTCAATTTGTTCTGATTCAACCAGAAACCAAAATACAATTTGTGTAATTGAAGAATTCCATGATCTAAATGTTATTGAAGCTACAGGTGAATATAAGGGACTATATCACGTACTTGGTGGCAAAATAGACCCCCCTGAAGGCATCACTCCGGACAAACTAAAAATAAAGGAGTTATTGAGGAGAATACAACAAAACAATATTCAAGAAATTATTCTAGCCTTGAATCCAGACATTCAGGGTGAAGGAACTATTATTTACTTAAAAAACATTCTTAAACCTCTAAACATAAAATTAACTCTACTCGCACGAGGACTTCCAATGGGATCTGACATTGAATATGCGGATGAAATTACATTGAGTAATGCTCTGAAAGGGCGACAAGAATTAAAATAAACAGTTTATAATCAACACTTTCAGCTTAGCATTCCACGGGGTCTGGGGCGGAGTTCGCCCTCGCACTTCCCACGAACAAAAATTGTCCCCACGCGAATTCGAAGCTCCAGCGTTTTTTGGTTACTTTTTGACGCCAAAAAGTAACTCACCGAAGGACAACTCCTGGCATGATTATTAAAAATAAAAAACAGGCCTTATGGCCTGTTTTTATATTGTAAATTAAACTTTGTTGATCTTAACTTTTGTAAAATGTTGCCTGTGTCCAGCTTTTCGTCTATACCTTGTCTTTCTTTTATATTTTACAACTATCACTTTTTTATCACGAGCTTGTTCTAATATTTCAGCTTCAACCTTGGCATCCTTAAGAAAAGGTTTACCAATTTCTAGCTTTGAACCTTTGTCGTCTGATTTTAGTAAAACTTGGTCAAACTCAATTTTATCACCAACTTCACCTGGTAATTTCTCAAATTTCATTAATTGTCCTTTGGTAACTTTGTACTGCTTACCACCAGTTTTTATCACTGCTAAACTCATATTATTGAAGAAAACAAACGGGAATGTTCTCTTGTAATTTTAGATGTTAACTAACCATAGGATACACTATTTTATTTCTCCAGTCAATAGACGATCGCGCCTTTTTTTCTTTGTATAAACATAGGCTAAAATTAGCATAAATACCACCACAACCAAAACAACTGCTGCCATAAAACTTAAACCTTTATCCTGAAAGGAATATGCAATTAGACCAAAAAGTATAGCAATTAAATACAAAAAATACACAGCCTGTTTAACACTTAGCCCGGCATCCAACAAACGATGATGCAGATGCTTACGGTCAGCAGAAAATAATGGCTTATTTTCCATTCTCCGACGAATCAAAGTCCAAATGAAGTCCAGTACTGGAATTGAAAGTAACATTAAAGTTATTCCAACTTTACTACCACTAATTATAGACAAACTACCTAATAAAAAACCGGCCATCGTACTACCACCCTCACCTAAAAATATATTAGCAGGATTAAAATTAAATACCAAAAATCCAGCAAACACCCCGGCTATTATCACCGCCAGGAGAGCAACATCATATTGAATAATATCGCCCTTATTTAATGCGGTCAAAAATATAAAAACTGAAGCGATTATTGCTATACCAGAAACTAAACCATCAAGACCATCCAAAAGTTTAGTTGTATACATCATAGCGATTAGCCAAGCAAAGGTAAACAAGTCCGCAAATAAAGTTACTTTGTACGGAAATCCTTCATACCAAAATAAATTAAAACTGTATTTATTCAATTCAAAAAGTCCTTCACCAATCGGATTGGAAATAAATTCAATGCCAATACCGCAAATAATTACACTTAAAATTGCGAATACCGGCCAAATGATTTGCCATTTTGGTTTCAGATCAAACTTATCATCAAGAATACCACCGACTGCCAAAAATAAACTACCAATGAATATACCCAAAAGGTTTTTCAAAATTATAGTATCACCAATTAAATCCTTGGTGATGATTGAATAAATAAGTATTACTAAATTTATACTTAAAAAAATAGCCAATCCACCGAATAGCGGGGTTGGTTTTTTGTGAATCTTTCTTTGACCATCTGGCCTATCAATTGCCTTGGACCTTTTAGCAATCCAAATAACAACTGGTGTCAAAATCAGACAAGCAAAAAAAGAAAGCATTAGAGCGAAAATGTAATCGTAGCTGTTCATAAGTAAAACTAGCAAGAAGAGCAAGACAAGTAAAACAAGTAAAACAAGTAAAACTAACAAGACAGTAACTTGTCTCGTTGGTCTCGCTTGTCTAGCTAGTCTTGCTAGTTCAATTCTACACTATTTTACTATTTATTTCAACCTTAAACTTGACAATTTTCAAAAACTATAATATACTACTACATTGCACTAAAAACAAGGAGGTGTGCAATGTGGTTCTTGATTGTTTTCCTACTTTCAATTAGTCCTCGGTTGATCATGTTCATCCTGTTCGTGGCAACGGACTACTTGGGCAGTGCCTTTGACAGTGTCTTTTGGCCAATCGTAGGTTTTCTTTTCATGCCCTGGACCACACTGTGGTGCGCTTACGTATGGAACAATGGCGAATTCGGCACATGGCGAATCATTGTTCTGGTACTCTGCGTATTAGCTGATCTTGGTGGCGGCAAAACCGTAACCTCGGGCAGCTCTAGCTAAATTAACAAAAAAGACTCATGCTTCACTTGCATGGGTCTTTTACTTTTAAAATATAGTATTAAGGAATATAACAATTTACCTAAATTTCCTTGCCCTTCTCAACTCGAAGAGTATTTCCAACTTCAAGGATAACTTTATCGCGTCGACCAACTTCGCCAGCTAAAATCTTTTTAGCCAATGAATCATCAATCTTTTCTTGAATTGCTCTACGCAGTGGTCGCGCGCCAAACTTCGGATCAAAACCTGCTTCAGCCAATTCAGCAATAGCTGCTTCAGTAGCAGTAAATTCAATGCCCTTTTCTTTTAATCTTTTAGTTATTTTATTCACCATCAACTTAGCAATCTGAATAACATCCATCATTGATAGCGGTTTAAACACAACAACACCATCAAACCGATTTAGAAACTCTGGTCGATAATGTTCTTTTAATTTTTCATTGATTAAGACTTCTTTAATCTCTTCAACCGATGTGCCTTTATTTATTTCATCCTGAATATATTGAGCCCCTGCATTAGAGGTCATTATTATAATTGTATTAGTAAAGTCAATTGTACGCCCCTGAGCATCAGTCAATCTTCCATCATCCAAAACTTGCAAAAACAAATTTAAAACATCTGGATGTGCTTTTTCAACTTCATCAAACAAAAGTAAGGCAAACGGATTTTTGCGAACTGCCTCAGTTAAAATACCAGTGTTAGAACCAGAACCTATTAAACGATCAATACTGGACCGCTCCTGATACTCAGACATGTCAGTACGAATCATAGCATTTTCATTACTAAAATAAACCTCGGCAACGGTTTTGGCTAACTCGGTTTTACCCACA
It encodes the following:
- the rplU gene encoding 50S ribosomal protein L21 — its product is MSLAVIKTGGKQYKVTKGQLMKFEKLPGEVGDKIEFDQVLLKSDDKGSKLEIGKPFLKDAKVEAEILEQARDKKVIVVKYKRKTRYRRKAGHRQHFTKVKINKV
- a CDS encoding undecaprenyl/decaprenyl-phosphate alpha-N-acetylglucosaminyl 1-phosphate transferase, which codes for MNSYDYIFALMLSFFACLILTPVVIWIAKRSKAIDRPDGQRKIHKKPTPLFGGLAIFLSINLVILIYSIITKDLIGDTIILKNLLGIFIGSLFLAVGGILDDKFDLKPKWQIIWPVFAILSVIICGIGIEFISNPIGEGLFELNKYSFNLFWYEGFPYKVTLFADLFTFAWLIAMMYTTKLLDGLDGLVSGIAIIASVFIFLTALNKGDIIQYDVALLAVIIAGVFAGFLVFNFNPANIFLGEGGSTMAGFLLGSLSIISGSKVGITLMLLSIPVLDFIWTLIRRRMENKPLFSADRKHLHHRLLDAGLSVKQAVYFLYLIAILFGLIAYSFQDKGLSFMAAVVLVVVVFMLILAYVYTKKKRRDRLLTGEIK
- the recR gene encoding recombination protein RecR; translation: MRYPETINNLIESFSRLPGIGRKTAERFVFYLLKRPGAEIEKFAKNLYELQKHNFTCPDCFNFSENQGLCSICSDSTRNQNTICVIEEFHDLNVIEATGEYKGLYHVLGGKIDPPEGITPDKLKIKELLRRIQQNNIQEIILALNPDIQGEGTIIYLKNILKPLNIKLTLLARGLPMGSDIEYADEITLSNALKGRQELK